Proteins encoded within one genomic window of Humulus lupulus chromosome 1, drHumLupu1.1, whole genome shotgun sequence:
- the LOC133785689 gene encoding auxin-induced protein 22D-like, whose product MRNNTSSLKSMEVVEDDDYLNLRLGLPGSEVPPSTGRSNKRAAAEEAEDCRSNSNKCSRSDAAGNGERDEIIAINNNNKSTQVIGWPPIRSFRKNNTQPPMKRTSSSSEFSSSAAEVSGAYVKVSVDGAPYLRKIDLKVYKSYPELLKALETMFQLSIGNYSEREGYNGSEYAPTYEDKDGDWMLVGDVPWNMFVCSCKRLRIMKGSEARGLGCCA is encoded by the exons GTTGTCGAAGATGATGACTATCTTAACCTCAGATTGGGTTTGCCAGGCTCTGAAGTGCCGCCGAGTACTGGACGGAGCAACAAGAGAGCTGCGGCGGAGGAGGCTGAGGATTGTAGGTCTAATTCCAACAAGTGTAGTAGATCCGATGCTGCCGGAAATGGAGAACGAGATGAGATTATTGCTATCAATAATAACAACAAGAGTACACAAGTGATTGGATGGCCTCCGATTCGATCTTTCCGAAAAAACAATACGCAACCGCCGATGAAGAGAACGAGCAGCTCGTCGGAGTTTTCCTCGTCGGCAGCGGAGGTTTCCGGCGCTTACGTGAAAGTGAGCGTTGATGGAGCTCCTTACCTAAGGAAGATCGATCTTAAGGTCTACAAAAGCTACCCTGAGCTACTCAAGGCTTTGGAAACTATGTTCCAACTCTCTATTGGTAATTACTCTGAGAGAGAAGGCTACAATGGTTCTGAATATGCTCCTACTTATGAAGACAAAGATGGTGACTGGATGCTAGTTGGAGATGTTCCATGGAA TATGTTTGTTTGTTCATGCAAAAGGCTGAGAATCATGAAAGGGTCAGAAGCTAGAGGATTGGGTTGTTGTGCTTAA
- the LOC133785680 gene encoding protein OSB2, chloroplastic-like isoform X2, translating to MAKVIEQAIASSTNNLVFVCRNPFMNTRVCTSRLGFQRRPFKCSVEYNNNNNSDGNYFQHYHQAAAFPRPAEIQWKKELCNTVQLIGIVGLPVEIKHLPSGKVVAWTRLAVKKSSTDTSWINLTFWDELANIASQHVEKGQQIYVSGRLISDTVESDDGKQQTYYKVVVQQLNFVEKNFSSGTSNDRVSDSTIPGKKFAANANSDETVEQLWQAYFANPVEWWDNRKNKRNPKYPDFKHKDTGEALWIEGRSNPPWVKGQLAILDSRMGSFNGQDSRMDANLVVGENFSLF from the exons ATGGCGAAGGTGATAGAGCAAGCAATAGCATCTTCGACTAACAACTTGGTTTTTGTATGCCGCAACCCTTTCATGAACACTCGCGTGTGTACCTCCCGATTGGGCTTTCAACGGCGCCCTTTCAAATGCTCAGTGGAGtacaataacaacaacaatagCGACGGCAACTACTTCCAGCACTACCACCAAGCGGCGGCGTTCCCTCGACCGGCGGAGATTCAGTGGAAGAAGGAACTGTGTAATACGGTGCAACTCATTGGCATCGTTGGTCTTCCTGTTGAAATCAAGCACTTGCCCTCCGGAAAGGTCGTCGCCTGGACTCGCCTTGCCGTCAAGAAATCTTCCACTGACACTTCATG GATCAATCTGACATTTTGGGATGAACTAGCAAATATTGCTTCTCAGCATGTCGAAAAAGGCCAACAAATATATGTTTCCGGACGTCTGATTTCAGATACTGTTGAAAGTGATGATGGTAAACAGCAGACATACTACAAG GTCGTTGTTCAGCAACTGAATTTTGTTGAAAAAAATTTCTCATCGGGAACCTCCAACGACCGTGTTTCCGACTCCACAATACCAGGCAA GAAGTTTGCAGCAAATGCAAATAGTGATGAAACAGTTGAGCAATTATGGCAAGCCTACTTTGCTAATCCAGTGGAATGGTGGGATAATAGGAAAAATAAG AGGAACCCAAAATATCCAGACTTTAAACACAAAGACACTGGAGAAGCCTTGTGGATAGAGGGCAGGTCCAACCCACCATGGGTGAAGGGCCAACTTGCCATTCTAGATTCAAGAATGGGGTCTTTTAATGGCCAAGATAGCAGAATGGACGCAAACTTAGTGGTTGGAGAAAACTTTTCTCTTTTCTAA
- the LOC133785680 gene encoding protein OSB2, chloroplastic-like isoform X1, which produces MAKVIEQAIASSTNNLVFVCRNPFMNTRVCTSRLGFQRRPFKCSVEYNNNNNSDGNYFQHYHQAAAFPRPAEIQWKKELCNTVQLIGIVGLPVEIKHLPSGKVVAWTRLAVKKSSTDTSWINLTFWDELANIASQHVEKGQQIYVSGRLISDTVESDDGKQQTYYKVVVQQLNFVEKNFSSGTSNDRVSDSTIPGRKFAANANSDETVEQLWQAYFANPVEWWDNRKNKRNPKYPDFKHKDTGEALWIEGRSNPPWVKGQLAILDSRMGSFNGQDSRMDANLVVGENFSLF; this is translated from the exons ATGGCGAAGGTGATAGAGCAAGCAATAGCATCTTCGACTAACAACTTGGTTTTTGTATGCCGCAACCCTTTCATGAACACTCGCGTGTGTACCTCCCGATTGGGCTTTCAACGGCGCCCTTTCAAATGCTCAGTGGAGtacaataacaacaacaatagCGACGGCAACTACTTCCAGCACTACCACCAAGCGGCGGCGTTCCCTCGACCGGCGGAGATTCAGTGGAAGAAGGAACTGTGTAATACGGTGCAACTCATTGGCATCGTTGGTCTTCCTGTTGAAATCAAGCACTTGCCCTCCGGAAAGGTCGTCGCCTGGACTCGCCTTGCCGTCAAGAAATCTTCCACTGACACTTCATG GATCAATCTGACATTTTGGGATGAACTAGCAAATATTGCTTCTCAGCATGTCGAAAAAGGCCAACAAATATATGTTTCCGGACGTCTGATTTCAGATACTGTTGAAAGTGATGATGGTAAACAGCAGACATACTACAAG GTCGTTGTTCAGCAACTGAATTTTGTTGAAAAAAATTTCTCATCGGGAACCTCCAACGACCGTGTTTCCGACTCCACAATACCAG GTAGGAAGTTTGCAGCAAATGCAAATAGTGATGAAACAGTTGAGCAATTATGGCAAGCCTACTTTGCTAATCCAGTGGAATGGTGGGATAATAGGAAAAATAAG AGGAACCCAAAATATCCAGACTTTAAACACAAAGACACTGGAGAAGCCTTGTGGATAGAGGGCAGGTCCAACCCACCATGGGTGAAGGGCCAACTTGCCATTCTAGATTCAAGAATGGGGTCTTTTAATGGCCAAGATAGCAGAATGGACGCAAACTTAGTGGTTGGAGAAAACTTTTCTCTTTTCTAA